Proteins from a genomic interval of Cottoperca gobio chromosome 8, fCotGob3.1, whole genome shotgun sequence:
- the LOC115012325 gene encoding hemoglobin subunit beta produces MVEWTDFERATIKDVFAKIEYEVVGPAALARCLVVYPWTQRYFGNFGNLYNAAAITGNPKVAKHGITILHGLDKAVKNMDDIRNTYAELSVLHSEKLHVDPDNFKLLADCLTIVVAAQMGKAFTGEIQAAFQKFLAVVVSSLGRQYH; encoded by the exons ATGGTCGAATGGACAGACTTCGAGCGCGCCACCATCAAGGATGTCTTCGCCAAGATAGAGTATGAGGTGGTGGGCCCTGCAGCCCTGGCCAG GTGTCTGGTCGTCTACCCCTGGACTCAGAGGTATTTCGGAAACTTTGGAAACCTCTACAACGCCGCTGCGATCACGGGAAATCCCAAGGTTGCAAAGCACGGAATAACGATCCTGCACGGTCTGGACAAGGCTGTGAAGAACATGGACGACATCAGGAACACCTACGCCGAGCTGAGCGTGCTGCACTCCGAGAAGCTGCACGTGGACCCCGACAATTTCAAG CTCCTGGCTGACTGCCTGACCATTGTGGTCGCTGCTCAGATGGGGAAAGCCTTCACTGGTGAGATTCAGGCAGCTTTCCAGAAGTTCCTGGCCGTGGTGGTGTCCTCCCTGGGAAGACAGTACCATTAG
- the LOC115012326 gene encoding hemoglobin subunit alpha-2, with protein MSLSTKDKDTVTAFWGKVSCKAGDIGTDALSRMLVVYPQTKTYFSHWKELGPGSPPVQKHGMTVMKGVGEAVAKIDDLTAGLLNLSELHAFTLRVDPANFKILSHNILVVFAIMFPHDFTPEVHVSMDKFLAALARALSEKYR; from the exons ATGAGTCTCAGTACTAAGGACAAGGACACAGTCACAGCCTTCTGGGGCAAAGTGTCTTGCAAGGCCGGAGACATTGGCACCGATGCTCTGTCCAG GATGCTGGTAGTGTACCCGCAGACCAAGACCTACTTCTCCCACTGGAAGGAGTTGGGCCCTGGATCTCCCCCGGTGCAGAAGCACGGAATGACCGTGATGAAGGGAGTTGGAGAGGCTGTGGCCAAAATCGACGACCTGACTGCAGGTCTTCTGAACCTCAGTGAGCTGCATGCCTTCACTCTGCGAGTCGACCCGGCCAACTTCAAG ATTCTGTCTCACAACATCCTTGTGGTCTTTGCAATCATGTTCCCACACGACTTCACTCCTGAGGTCCATGTGTCCATGGACAAGTTCCTGGCTGCACTGGCTCGTGCCCTGTCTGAGAAGTACCGATAA
- the LOC115011982 gene encoding hemoglobin subunit beta-like — protein sequence MVEWTDFERATIQDIFSKLEYEVVGPQALARCLVVYPWTQRYFGNFGNLYNAAAIMGNPMVAKHGTTILHGLDRAVKNMDDIKNTYAELSVLHSEKLHVDPDNFKLLADCLTIVVAAQMGKAFTGEMQAAFQKFLAVVVTSLGRQYH from the exons ATGGTTGAATGGACAGACTTCGAGCGCGCCACCATCCAGGACATCTTCTCTAAGTTGGAGTATGAGGTGGTGGGCCCTCAAGCTCTTGCCAG gtgtCTGGTCGTCTACCCCTGGACTCAGAGGTATTTCGGAAACTTTGGAAACCTCTACAACGCCGCTGCGATCATGGGAAATCCCATGGTTGCAAAACACGGAACAACGATCCTGCACGGTCTGGACCGGGCTGTGAAGAACATGGACGACATCAAGAACACCTACGCCGAGCTGAGCGTGCTGCACTCCGAGAAGCTGCACGTGGACCCCGACAATTTCAAG CTCCTGGCTGACTGCCTGACCATTGTGGTTGCTGCTCAGATGGGGAAAGCCTTCACTGGTGAGATGCAGGCAGCTTTCCAGAAGTTCCTGGCCGTGGTGGTGACCTCCCTGGGAAGACAGTACCATTAG
- the LOC115012079 gene encoding hemoglobin embryonic subunit alpha-like, whose protein sequence is MTTLSVKDKDTVKAFWAQVSGKAEEIGTDAVARMLVVYPQTKTYFSHWKDQSPNSPAARKHGVTVMLGVGEAVAKIDDLKEGLVGLSELHAFTLRVDPANFKIISHCILVVMATMFPNKFTPEVHVSLDKFLAALALALSEKYR, encoded by the exons ATGACCACTCTCAGTGTTAAGGACAAGGACACAGTCAAAGCCTTCTGGGCTCAAGTGTCTGGAAAGGCGGAGGAGATCGGCACCGATGCTGTGGCCAG GATGCTTGTGGTGTACCCGCAGACCAAGACTTACTTCTCCCACTGGAAGGACCAGAGCCCCAACTCTCCCGCTGCGAGGAAGCACGGAGTGACTGTGATGTTGGGAGTTGGAGAGGCTGTGGCCAAAATCGACGACCTGAAAGAAGGTCTTGTGGGCCTCAGTGAGCTGCATGCCTTCACTCTGCGTGTGGACCCTGCCAACTTCAAG ATTATCTCCCACTGCATCCTTGTGGTCATGGCCACCATGTTCCCCAACAAATTCACCCCTGAGGTCCATGTGTCTCTGGACAAATTCCTGGCTGCTCTGGCTCTGGCCCTGTCTGAGAAGTACCGATaa
- the LOC115012016 gene encoding hemoglobin subunit beta-like, with product MVEWTDFERATIQDIFSKLEYEVVGPQALARCLVVYPWTQRYFGNFGNLYNAAAITGNPMVAKHGTTILHGLDRAVKNMDDIKNTYTELSVLHSEKLHVDPDNFKLLADCLTIVVAAQMGKAFTGEMQAAFQKFLAVVVTSLGRQYH from the exons ATGGTTGAATGGACAGACTTCGAGCGCGCCACCATCCAGGATATCTTCTCTAAATTGGAGTATGAGGTGGTGGGCCCTCAAGCTCTTGCCAG gtgtCTGGTCGTCTACCCCTGGACTCAGAGGTATTTCGGAAACTTTGGAAACCTCTACAACGCCGCTGCGATCACGGGAAATCCCATGGTTGCAAAACACGGAACAACGATCCTGCACGGTCTGGACCGGGCTGTGAAGAACATGGACGACATCAAGAACACCTACACCGAGCTGAGCGTGCTGCACTCCGAGAAGCTGCACGTGGACCCCGACAATTTCAAG CTCCTGGCTGACTGCCTGACCATTGTGGTTGCTGCTCAGATGGGGAAAGCCTTCACTGGTGAGATGCAGGCAGCTTTCCAGAAGTTCCTGGCCGTGGTGGTGACCTCCCTGGGAAGACAGTACCATTAG
- the LOC115012091 gene encoding hemoglobin subunit alpha-2-like, which yields MTTLSVKDKDTVKAFWAQVSGKAEEIGTDAVARMLVVYPQTKTYFSHWKDQSPNSPAARKHGVTVMLGVGEAVAKIDDLKAGLVGLSELHAFTLRVDPANFKILSHCILVVMATMFPNIFTPEVHVSLDKFLAALALALSEKYR from the exons ATGACCACTCTCAGTGTTAAGGACAAGGACACAGTCAAAGCCTTCTGGGCTCAAGTGTCTGGAAAGGCGGAGGAGATCGGCACCGATGCTGTGGCCAG GATGCTTGTGGTGTACCCGCAGACCAAGACTTACTTCTCCCACTGGAAGGACCAGAGCCCCAACTCTCCCGCTGCGAGGAAGCACGGAGTGACTGTGATGTTGGGAGTTGGAGAGGCTGTGGCCAAAATCGACGACCTGAAAGCAGGTCTTGTGGGCCTCAGTGAGCTGCATGCCTTCACTCTGCGTGTGGACCCTGCCAACTTCAAG ATTCTCTCCCACTGCATCCTTGTGGTCATGGCCACCATGTTCCCCAACATATTCACCCCTGAGGTCCATGTGTCTCTGGACAAATTCCTGGCTGCTCTGGCTCTGGCCCTGTCTGAGAAGTACCGATaa
- the LOC115012090 gene encoding hemoglobin subunit alpha-2-like: protein MTTLSVKDKDTVKAFWAQVSGKAEEIGTDAVARMLVVYPQTKTYFSHWKDQSPNSPAARKHGVTVMLGVGEAVAKIDDLKAGLVGLSELHAFTLRVDPANFKIISHCILVVMATMFPNEFTPEVHVSLDKFLAALALALSEKYR, encoded by the exons ATGACCACTCTCAGTGTTAAGGACAAGGACACAGTCAAAGCCTTCTGGGCTCAAGTGTCTGGAAAGGCGGAGGAGATCGGCACCGATGCTGTGGCCAG GATGCTTGTGGTGTACCCGCAGACCAAGACTTACTTCTCCCACTGGAAGGACCAGAGCCCCAACTCTCCCGCTGCGAGGAAGCACGGAGTGACTGTGATGTTGGGAGTTGGAGAGGCTGTGGCCAAAATCGACGACCTGAAAGCAGGTCTTGTGGGCCTCAGTGAGCTGCATGCCTTCACTCTGCGTGTGGACCCTGCCAACTTCAAG ATTATCTCCCACTGCATCCTTGTGGTCATGGCCACCATGTTCCCCAACGAATTCACCCCTGAGGTCCATGTGTCTCTGGACAAATTCCTGGCTGCTCTGGCTCTGGCCCTGTCTGAGAAGTACCGATaa
- the LOC115012017 gene encoding hemoglobin subunit beta-like, with amino-acid sequence MVEWTDFERATIQDIFSKLEYEVVGPKALARCLVVYPWTQRYFGNFGNLYNAAAITGNPMVAKHGTTILHGLDRAVKNMDDIKNTYTELSVLHSEKLHVDPDNFKLLADCLTIVVAAQMGKAFTGEMQAAFQKFLAVVVTSLGRQYH; translated from the exons ATGGTTGAATGGACAGACTTCGAGCGCGCCACCATCCAGGACATCTTCTCTAAGTTGGAGTATGAGGTGGTGGGCCCTAAAGCTCTTGCCAG gtgtCTGGTCGTCTACCCCTGGACTCAGAGGTATTTCGGAAACTTTGGAAACCTCTACAACGCAGCTGCGATCACGGGAAATCCCATGGTTGCAAAACACGGAACAACGATCCTGCACGGTCTGGACCGGGCTGTGAAGAACATGGACGACATCAAGAACACCTACACCGAGCTGAGCGTGCTGCACTCCGAGAAGCTGCACGTGGACCCCGACAATTTCAAG CTCCTGGCTGACTGCCTGACCATTGTGGTTGCTGCTCAGATGGGGAAAGCCTTCACTGGTGAGATGCAGGCAGCTTTCCAGAAGTTCCTGGCCGTGGTGGTGACCTCCCTGGGAAGACAGTACCATTAG
- the LOC115012040 gene encoding hemoglobin embryonic subunit alpha-like: MTTLSVKDKDTVKAFWAQVSGKAEEIGTDAVARMLVVYPQTKTYFSHWKDQSPNSPAARKHGVTVMLGVGEAVAKIDDLKEGLVGLSELHAFTLRVDPANFKIISHCILVVMATMFPNEFTPEVHVSLDKFLAALALALSEKYR; the protein is encoded by the exons ATGACCACTCTCAGTGTTAAGGACAAGGACACAGTCAAAGCCTTCTGGGCTCAAGTGTCTGGAAAGGCGGAGGAGATCGGCACCGATGCTGTGGCCAG GATGCTTGTGGTGTACCCGCAGACCAAGACTTACTTCTCCCACTGGAAGGACCAGAGCCCCAACTCTCCCGCTGCGAGGAAGCACGGAGTGACTGTGATGTTGGGAGTTGGAGAGGCTGTGGCCAAAATCGACGACCTGAAAGAAGGTCTTGTGGGCCTCAGTGAGCTGCATGCCTTCACTCTGCGTGTGGACCCTGCCAACTTCAAG ATTATCTCCCACTGCATCCTTGTGGTCATGGCCACCATGTTCCCCAACGAATTCACCCCTGAGGTCCATGTGTCTCTGGACAAATTCCTGGCTGCTCTGGCTCTGGCCCTGTCTGAGAAGTACCGATaa